The Hyla sarda isolate aHylSar1 chromosome 3, aHylSar1.hap1, whole genome shotgun sequence genome contains the following window.
cctactggctacggtggcgtcctcctgaactgtcactgtgcgcactgacggtgacatcacgtcgcgcacgtcacgtcactcgtcattgcgcacagcgtaacgcagaaagagcaagaagtagcgtgggctccgggaacaggtaattataaaaccggggatgggggaggcaatgaggcCGGGGCGGTTGGGGTGCAACGCGGTGCggcgggggtgcggtgcggcaggTCGGGGCGGTCgcggggcggtgcattatcggaaaggtaattgccaatacaaaTAATgctcaaaatcgtgattatcggccgataatatcgaccataccgataatcggtcgatccctactatggaTCAGCGATCCACTTGAACAGCCTGACAGCAGACTATATAAGAGCAGGTGAGGAAACTTCTGGCTACCATCTTCACACTTCAGATCCATTGTGATCACACAGTACATGGTCCAATTACTGTCCCCAAAGCCCTGCAActgctttagatgctgtgatcagtatctGATGTTCACCATTAGCCTACatagcgagcgcagctcctgcttCATAGACTGTGAACgctcaatggcgtaaatgtacaCCCTAGTGTTCAGGACCGACATTCATATTCTGCGTactctaaggggttaatgtatcttTTCACATCATACAATGAATACGTTTCATTTGAAGTAACCAGAATACCCTTTAAATAAATGCCCATTCTTGCAGTTTCCTTCAGGACCCCAAGAAATAAATGTGACCCGAAGCGGCCCCGATAACTCACCTGCATGTCGAGTCCACATGACACAAGGCTCTGTGGGCGATGAGGTCTAAAAGAAACTGCTGAACATATATTAGTGTGTCTCTGCAGGGTCCTACAAACTTTCTTAGTCTGTAAGTCTAAGACTTTCACAGTGCCAGAGTCATCAGCAGCCGCTAGGAGACTGTCTGTTTCATTGACAGAAATACAGTTGATCTCGTCTTTGTTGACGCTGAATGTTTCCACCGGTTCTGCTAAGACTCTGGTGTCCAGCACAGAGATAGTCTCCCCGTGAGCAGCATAAAGCTTGGAGAAAGAAACTGGAGAGAATGCCACGCCTGTTACATCTTCATCGCCCTTCACATGGATCTTGCCCATTGGAGTTCCTTGCTCACTCCAGATGGTAACCTCACCACTTTCAGCACCAGAAGCAATCACTCTCTCCTTGCTGACTGCCAGACATAACACAGGATTGACATGACCAGTGTCCCACTTTGCAGCCATTTTTCCTCCTGCAGCTAAgaaaggaaagtaaagaaaggtttACACAGTAAGATAGTTCTCCGGAATAAGTTATCACACAGATTTAATGTTGTCTATGTCTACAAGCCAAAAAGGGTTTATCCCAAgataaaaaaagtattattagggatgtcccgatactggtgCCGACATTTTCCTGAGTATTTGTGCTCGTCCAAATATACACAGctttgatacctgcagattgcgcAGACACCACACAATCAGTAGGCAGATAGATATAGTTTTCCCACAACAGGTCCCCtccataaaaagttaaaaatccctcCCACCTTCCCTATGCTCCGGCACTGTGGCCACACTATTGTTCACTCCATTATCTGGAGTCATGCAGGACCTAATGCTCAATCAtgtggcaggtcctgcaccactccggcttgcaggagaaggtcctgcaccactaacagAGCAGAGGATGCAGAGAACGCAAAAGCAGAGGGAAAGTGAatgggatttttattattttcttttggagggGACTTATTAGGGTAAACTTATGGGGGTAGCTAGCTTATAGGAGGTAGACtatctacctaactactgggggcttctacttaaAAGGGGAAGATTTCCTACATACCTACCTATCATGGGCCTTAACCTAATCTGGGggcatatattaaaggggtactccaaagtgaaaaaaaatgtttaaaaatcaactgatgccaaaaagttttaCAGCTTTGTAAATTCTTTCTATTTAAGGGGAACTGCGGTACTTAATtgctcatcccctatccacaggattggggtAAGTGTCTAAACATGTAGGTCAGACTGCCGGAACCCGACGtgatctactaaaaaatcttcagAATATCGGGGCGCCGTGCAGTGGATGacgtggggtcccagcggtcaggccctcatgatcagacacctatcccctatcctgtggagttcccctctgtgtgtgtctggtTTTGCATAAATACTCCTACCTAAAAGCAGCGCAATCGATGTGCAGCCTATAGCGATCATTTAAATGGCCAGAGAGAAGATGCCATCTGTTCACCTTTTACACAGACCGATTATCAGGGACATGCACTACTAGTTTCTGCGTAACACTTAGTTGTCAGTGATTCCGGAGCCAGTGAGGATTGAGGCTGCCTGTAGTTCTGGCATAATAAATCTACTAATAGAcagccttaaagggaacctgtcattgcTTTACAGAGGCTGGAAATATATCAATGTTGACTACATATATAGCAGAGTTAAATAAGCCCTAAGGGTGGGGATGATTGTCTATTGGACTTCCGGTACATCTATTCATCACATTACTCTCGGCTGCAGAGATTGATCGGGACTTTTAATCATCCTGACGACTGTCTGGCAGCCGGGTGCAGTGAATAGTTAGTGTGGGGGTCAGGATATGAACACGGGATAGGAGTATGAGAGCGTCAGttacttttcctctcccacaaggttttagGTAGGAAGAACAGGCAATGCCAGTTACTCTGCTCAAATATATCTCAGCAGGATTAGACAGACAGCTGATCTCTTATTTCCTAAAGGCTGAAAGGGTCAAGTGTAAGATAAGCCCAATTGTGGGTTGTCCTCATAACTGATCCACAGACATAATGTTGGTAACATTAGCCTGTGCATCCGATACCCACAGCacctagggtatgttcacactgaggaattgggcaGAAATCACGCTGAAGATTTCCACCCCAAAATACCGTTTTTTTCTGCTCAGAATTAGCAGCGATTCcgcgcggaaatgcaggtttcatgaggaggaggaagaagagtgggaggagaagaggaggaggaggaggaggaagagtggGAGGAGTTCCAGCGGCCATTTCCACAGATTGATTTTCAGGGGCGTTTCCActcatttttggtgaaaattttgtGTTTTTCTCATAGAGAGATTATTCACAGACTGAATACAGTCACAGAATCAGAAATGAGAAtctcaaaatggctgctgaataaaaAGTGGGTGGAGAGTGGGcgtaatatatgtattttttttattcataaataatcctctttttttttttttcatgtggaaattctgcacggATTctgcgtggaaatgcttctgactgaaaaaaataaaataacattgatctctatgggagaacgacgctgattccgcctgaaagtacatgttctttcttcaagcggaacagactcctcgtcagaattctgcttgaggaaattcctcagtgtgaggggcagaaattctgtacaactctatgggggacatttatcattcaaTATAGATGTTTTTCCGTCTATCCTTGGCGCTTGAATGTCGCAGTTATGTAAATTTAGCGACTTATATGCgacttttttaaatagaagtttccTAGCGTTTTACACCGTTTTCTGATTTAGACAGCTCTGCACCCTCATTTATCATATGCGACATTTGTAATAAGTCGCTAAATATTGTGCTAACCCCGATTTCTAGGCGCAAAAGTACGCATACCAAAAGCACACGTACAAAACCTCTCTACCCTGCGCAAAACAAGCGTGCACAGCCGCGGGGAATTCATTATCTAAGGTAGACACAAACGATAAATTACACGCTGCTAAGCAAAAAAGTTAGAAGGAAAAAAGagtggtaaaaaaaaagagtAGCGTACACTTTTAATGATAACTGTCCTCCTAtgggggttttcactgctgaatgatttggagaggaaaaagcgagcagaattactcgtggaaattcctctccatttcctcagtgtgaacatacccaagaACCGCAGCTCTATAGTTTACAGTACACACCTGCACTTCTTTAGTCCTGTCTGATAAACACAGAGGACATATTTACCAGACAAGGTAATGGGTAGTCTATGAAGCTAATAattaactataagtcccagcatgcaccacGATCGGGCACAGTTACATCTCACAGCAGTGTCCGGTCTCCTTTCCCCTGCGGTCGGATCTGTCGGACATGTAAACACGTTACACACCTCGCTCTCCAGGATCAATGGTGTCTTCCCCAGCTCACACATGTGCTGCTACACGCCATTGGCTACACTCTTTCCGCAGACGTAAGGggcgcgctctgattggttggaaGGCCGTCACTCACGGATCGGAAGGCGTGGTTACCCATGTGATGCGCACGCGCGGCAGAGTGCCtggctgtgattggtccacacaCTGTCATAAGGAGGCCGGATCTGTCGCTGATTGGTTGATGAGCTGCGCCGCTGAGGAATGCTGGGTGGAGGGAGAACAGGAAGACCTCCGGGGCCCCGCTACTATCTCACCTCCCATTGGACCGCCTCGTATTTATTTTTGTATAGGCGGCCCGTGATTGGTCGGTGATTACGTGATGCAGAGGATGTTGCTCGGCGCTGGGTGAtgtgggagtgtggaggggaTTGAGTCGCCGGTAACCGGGAAATACGGAGGGAATGGCGGCGGCCGCCGCTCCCTCTGCGGCTCCCGCTGTCCCTCCTCCTCCGCCCCCGCCTCCTGCCCCGGGCACCGGACGGTTACCCAGCCGTGTGCTGGAGCTAGTCTTCTCCTACCTGGACCTGTCAGACCTCCGGAGCTGCGGCCTGGTGTGTAAGCACTGGCATCGCTGCCTGCACGGCGACGAGAACAACGATGTGTGGCGGAGCCTGTGCCTGCGGACGGTCAGCGAGGAGGCGCTGCGGACTGACGTGCTGTGTAACCTGCCCACCTACAAGGCGAAGGTGAGAGGCGCGGGTGGCTCATCAATGGAGAACGATGACATCTTCAGcggccaatcagatcgctgcttctAAGGCGGAGAGGTCACTGTAAGCGGCGCGCTGATTGGCTTCTCCATTCATTCATTGTGTATAGGCGGCTTCTCCATTCATTCATTGTGGATATGCGGCCCATACATCCTGAATGTAGATGTGGAAGAGCACAGGGCATCTATTAAGTCTGTCAAACAGaagcgttgcccatagcaaccaatcacggctctGCTTTCGTTTTACCATAGCTCATCTAGGAATGACAGCTGAGTGGTGTTTGGTTACTATGGGTAACAGacagtttttgttttgttacgTTTGATAAATAGGGCCCGCTAGGATTATTGATTGTAttgcctatctacaggatagggcaggatttcccacccagtgtgcctccagctgttgtaaaactacaacttccagtttgctgggagtcgtagtttttgaacggctggaggcacgctggttgggaaacacagggttAAGGGATAAGCGTCTGACACCAGCCCCTTACACCCTTATGTGGGTCAGCACATGCTCCATGAGTTGTCTGTGGTAGATACCGGAGTACAGCGCTCGGGTATCACCCGCATGCCCATTGACAATCGATTTAGCATGTGCCAATCCACCTCGGGGTTCAACAGGGAGAATCAGGACCCCATTtggatacttatcccctatgtacaggTTTCTAGTTGCTGGAAAACCTCTTTAGGTGGCTAACTGAGAACTAAAGGGTTGTTTCTGTagcactacaatgcccagaaaccTTTCATAAGGGATATAGGCTATAGCAGTTTATGATCACTTCACTTGCCTGGCAGGGTCGGTCATGGTTGAATTAGACAATCTGCTCTCCTATGAACATCTGCTCACAGCCCACCCTATCCTCCATTGTATTTCCTTAAGAGGAGGAGATAAGTGGCAGCCCTGGTGACGCTCATGTTACAAGAAAAATGGGTTCAGGCCAGTTATAACAAACACTGTTTGATCCTTGGTTGGTCAATCCCTTTTAAGACATTGGGGTCTTTCAAGAAAACGTAGGTGCTTTTGGATGAGCTTTCTCCTATAAGGAACATTCACACATGAGAGTAAAATCTGAAGTGTATTTCCACTGCACAAATCGGAGTCTGATATTTAGATTTCTGCTTTGGATCCACATGAGGATCACCTTGGATGTCATTCAGTAGGATTTATTCTGTTTTTCCAAGTAAATTCCATAAACATAAGTAGAATATGGTGGCAAACATCTGTGTGGAAATAAGTCACATGTATGGGATATGAATTGTGTGGCAACTGCTGCGGTTTACTtccccaaaaacaaaagaatcagGCAGTAACAATCCAATATGTCTAATCTTTCTTACTCCTGACATCTGTTTAGGAAAGTCGGAAGGCCCCCATACACAGTTGATTAACTTGCCCTACCGAAATATGCAGGATTTAAGGTATTGTAATGTATATGGGTCCTTTAAAGGGTTTTTTCGGGCAcaaaaaaagtttatttggttAGGGGCATTATAAAAGACTTACTAGCCAACCTACATGGCCTGCAGCTTTGTGCTATGTAGTCCAGTTCCCCACTTGTCCGTCTTTGTCCTTCTAGCCATGTAATGCCTCAGTCCGTGATTGGGAGGGTGGGCTTTCACTGTGAAGTCCATCTTTGGAAGTAGGGGGCATCACACAAAAGCTACAGGCTACCTAGGTAGGGTAGAATGTCTTTATTTTCGTGCTGCTCCACAACCCAAATATAAATATTTCTTTCATCCTATAAATGCACCACTAGGGAGATTGAGAGAGGACTTGTGGGTCTCCCAATGGTGCAAGCCTACCATTCTCATGGGCTTCAGGGACAGGGATCTCTATGGGATGGACAAGCCATCTGCCTAGACACTCatgttctctctctctcagctGAAACTATAAGATCTCCCCTCTCAAAGGGGATTCCCTGGGTCTGCAgaaacaaattaaaggggttatccaggaaaaaaaacgttttatttttttatttatttttttaaatagatcaactggctccggaaagttaaacagatttgtaaatgacttctattcaaaaaaatctttcagtacttattagctgctgaagttgagttgtgctctctgatgacacctgtctcgggaactgtccagagtagaagcaaatccccatagcaaacctcttccactctgtgcagttcccaagacaagcagagagcactgttgccagacagaaaagaactcaacttcagcagctgataattattaggatttagattttttaatagaagtaatttacaaatctgtttaactttctggagccagttgatatataaaaatagaattaaaggggtattccaggaaagatTTTGACTACAAATACCAGCCCCCAGGGGTGGGAATGCATGCAGATacttattaggctgggttcacaccacgtttttgcaatacagttcccgtatcgggttttttatttaaaaaaaaaaacgattcctcaaaaccggactaaaaacgtgtacaaatttttatctgtatacggtttgaaaaatgatgtccagttgcatccgtttttaatgggggggaaaaagtgtaccttaacttttcactccattatgactaaagtttcacttgtttgattgaaattccaagaaaaaaaaaactttgcaaagtaaaaaaccttatggtgaaaaccggatggaaccgtacgcacatacgattctgtacgattcccattgactctcaagtaaaaaaaaaaaaaacgttttttcacccggaccaaaaaccgtgaaaccgtatagcaaaattgtggtgtgaacccacctttACAGGGGTTCTGGATTCAGGAACAGCTGGAGACTAGAAGGGACCCCAGGGCAACCAAGGGAAGGAATGTAAGGCCTCAGCGGTGAACCACCAGAGGGGCACAAGGTCACAGGAGCTTATGAGAATAGCTCATTTCACCTACAGGTTAGTAGAATGGCATCTATGCTCTGACAGCCCTTCACCTCAGGGTTACAGAGAATATAAAAGCTGATTTTTTTGGGCAGTTGATATCCTTGTGATATCATACCATGCccactcattgcaagtctatgggagggggcatgacggccaccgtccccacccatagactttttatctaagagccgaggaacatgctctcgaatcacccaaagtgcaagaaaaagtgcaaatgtgttacactaaaaaaagcgcacaaaggatgcggtctgtcgcaagcccttctctgatAGGAGGGTATGGCGGGATATCACTAGGGGCGCgacagtgacgtcacgaccccgccacccagcagcgggaccttctTTAAACACAACGGTGCAGTTGCTGTAGGAATAGTGATGCCGAGGGCCTTTATCGTAAGGGCTAATACGAGAAAAGAattagagctaatttctttctaaATCTCAACCACCCCTGTCCCCATGCTTTGTGTGGTATTACcattttgctccattcacttcaatggtgcTGAGCTGCAATAACTCAACCTGGGGAcacgtcacgcccactcccatagacttgtagtgagggagcgtggctgtgatgtcacgaggggcgtggccgacccccgcagtgcaaaaacagcgcacgaggggcgtggccgacccccgcagtgcaaaaacagcgttcggaacatttacttctgaatgctgcctagtggagtacccctttaactaatgaaATGCTATCATGGAAGCTTGCATTTCTTCTAGCATCTACATAAGCCAAAAGGTTGGGAAAAATCACAGCATTCTTTGTAACTTTAAATGTCCATCCAAGAAGACACGGATTTTCATCAGGCGCAGGAAGTGCATCAGCTTCTATAGAACAAATTTATAGTGGCTACTTGGATTTCCCCCTCCCCTTATTATATTTGGGCATTAAAGGCTCCAGTTGTCACCTTGTAAAGAGAAGGTCCACcaggcagtatatatagatagaggATTGTGCTTGAGCTCCTTGATCCTCGCTGAAGGTTGGGGATGAGGGCGATCTCCTCTTTTATGGATCCTTATCTATTTTCTGTCCAATGGTGCAGGAGGTGGTCTCTCCAAGGGTGTCATGGTCTCAAGGAAAAACACTTACGGTGAgtgcaatttttgttttttgtggtgCCTGGATAACCCAGTTTAAGTCTTCCTTTATTTATGTATATTGAGTAAAAGTTATAAGTGCAATTTCCTGAGAACTACTAAGAATCACGTGTTGAGAAATCTTGCACCAGTTTGACCATCCACATCTTTGTCCCTGCAGGTACGAGCCTTCCAGCATGGCTTCAGCTCCAACGATTGCTCTAGGAATGTTTACATTAAGAAGAATGGTTTTACTCTGCACCGGAATCCAATTGCTCAGAGCACTGACGGGGCACGCACCAAAATTGGCTTCAGTGAGGGTCGGCATGCCTGGGAAGTATGGTGGGAAGGGCCGCTTGGCACAGTGGCAGTTATCGGCATTGCAACAAAACGGGCTCCCATGCAGTGTCAGGGTTATGTGGCGCTCCTCGGAAGTGATGATCAGAGTTGGGGCTGGAACCTAGTTGATAATAACCTATTGCACAATGGAGAAGTGAATGGGA
Protein-coding sequences here:
- the FBXO45 gene encoding F-box/SPRY domain-containing protein 1 isoform X1 — encoded protein: MAAAAAPSAAPAVPPPPPPPPAPGTGRLPSRVLELVFSYLDLSDLRSCGLVCKHWHRCLHGDENNDVWRSLCLRTVSEEALRTDVLCNLPTYKAKEVVSPRVSWSQGKTLTVRAFQHGFSSNDCSRNVYIKKNGFTLHRNPIAQSTDGARTKIGFSEGRHAWEVWWEGPLGTVAVIGIATKRAPMQCQGYVALLGSDDQSWGWNLVDNNLLHNGEVNGSFPQCNNAPKYQIGERIRVILDMEDKTLAFERGYEFLGVAFRGLPKTCLYPAVSAVYGNTEVTLVYLGKPLDG
- the FBXO45 gene encoding F-box/SPRY domain-containing protein 1 isoform X2; its protein translation is MAAAAAPSAAPAVPPPPPPPPAPGTGRLPSRVLELVFSYLDLSDLRSCGLVCKHWHRCLHGDENNDVWRSLCLRTVSEEALRTDVLCNLPTYKAKVRAFQHGFSSNDCSRNVYIKKNGFTLHRNPIAQSTDGARTKIGFSEGRHAWEVWWEGPLGTVAVIGIATKRAPMQCQGYVALLGSDDQSWGWNLVDNNLLHNGEVNGSFPQCNNAPKYQIGERIRVILDMEDKTLAFERGYEFLGVAFRGLPKTCLYPAVSAVYGNTEVTLVYLGKPLDG